The Ignavibacteriales bacterium genome includes a region encoding these proteins:
- a CDS encoding DNA-3-methyladenine glycosylase, whose product MARELLGKCIVRHHKGMRLIGRIVETEAYRGALDPAAHTFRGKTKRNEVMYWGGRTSLYLLHVRHALLRQCCHREKRKRRSGFDPGN is encoded by the coding sequence GTGGCCAGAGAGCTGCTCGGCAAATGCATCGTTCGGCACCACAAAGGCATGAGGCTGATCGGCAGGATTGTCGAAACCGAGGCGTACCGGGGAGCACTCGATCCGGCAGCTCATACGTTCAGGGGCAAAACGAAGCGCAACGAGGTGATGTACTGGGGGGGGAGGACGTCTCTATATCTACTTCACGTACGGCATGCACTTCTGCGCCAATGTTGTCACAGGGAGAAAAGAAAGCGG